The genomic region CACGCGCAAATCCCTGTTTGAGATTTTCTTCCACCATCGCATTACCACCGTATTTAATCACGATGGTTTTGCCATGAAAGCGTTGGATATACGGCAGGGCTTCAGCCAGAATCTTAGCTTTGTTTTTTGCTGTTGACTGGGAAATCGACATGATTCTCTTAATCTCTATTCTGATAATATTAAATAAAAACGTGCTGATCCGCGGGATCAAACAAAAAATTATCCACGAGCAATCTGCAAGAATTTTTCGTCGCGGATCAGTGCAAACAAACTCAATTCCTGCCATAGACGCCCTTCTGCATCTTTGTATGGCTTAATAGCACCTTGGGGCAGTTTCTTCCTGACTGCCTTAACCGGAGTGAATTCAGCTAAACTTCTGATTCCCAGCATGCTGTTCACGATGAATCCGCCATATAGTTTATCGGTGGGTGATGCCAATAATATTCGTGATTTTTGATTGAACGGGCTGGAATCTTTTCCTAAATAAACACCCAAGTCCGTAATTCCGTAGAAATTACCGCGCACGTTAATCAAACCCAGAAACCAGGGCTGTGTCAGTGGAACATGGGCTAACTTTGGAATGGTTATGACTTCGCTAACCTCGGTCATAGGCACTAAATAGCGATCCTCGCCTACAGCGACACCCAGCACCGCTGATGAGGTTTGCCTATTATCCGTGCTCGCTTTCTTTTGATTGAGCGTCTGCTGCGGTTTTTTTGTACTCATGCCATCTGTTAGATCACACTTTGGCTAATGGATTATTCGTTATCCGGCTATTTTACTGTATTATCAAGCCTGAAATTTTGAATTCTGCGGAGTTAATCAAATGAAATATCTCAATTGGCACTGGTTGTCTCTTTTACTTTGTTTCCCTTTATTGACTGGCTGTCCCATGTATTCAGTGAGCACGGCTTCAGGATCGAATTCTTATATTTCAGAAGATCGCAGAACCAGCGGTATTTTTATCGAGGATGAAGGCATTGAACTCAAAGCCTCGCGACGAATCCATCAACAATTCGGTAACAGCGTCCATATCAATGTAACCAGCTATAACCGTATTGTGCTATTAACCGGAGAAGCGCCTACGGAAGCCGTCAAGATAAATATTGAAAGATTGGTCATGGGTGTCGATAATGTACGCCGGATTCACAACGAAATCGCCATCGCAGCTAACACTGCATTGTCATCCCGCAGCAATGACACGCTGCTAACCTCTAAAGTGAAAGCGCGCTTCCTGGCCGAACGTAAATTCCAGATCAATCACGTCAAAATCGTTACTGAGAATGGCATCGTTTACCTGCTGGGAATGGTCACCCGAGAGGAGGGCGATAACGCAGCCCAGATTGCCAGTTCCACTTCAGGCGTGCGCAAGGTTGTTAAAGCATTCGAATATCTCAATTAATTCTTTCAAGTTAATTCTTCCCCATGCTGTCGGCTAATTTGCTCACCGAACTGCAGCGCACATTTCCACCCGATCGTTTTTATACTGATCCGGTGGATTGTTACTCTTATGCTTATGACAACAGCCGCAAGATCTTTCCGCCGGATGCTGTACTGTTCCCCTTAACCACGAAAGAAGTGCGTCAGATCGTCTCATTGTGCAATGAGTATCATGTCCCCTTGATTCCCCGCGGCCGAGGCACCGGCACAGCAGGCGGCAGCTTGCCTGAATTTGGCGGTATCGCCTTGTCGATGGAGCGCATGCTGAACATCATTTCCATCGACCCAGCCAATCGGATCATCGTGGCTGAGCCCGGTGTGCTGAATCAGACGGTGCAGGATGCCGCCAAACCCTACGGTTTTTTCTGGCCGCCGGATCCTTCAAGTGCTCAATTTTCGAGTATCGGCGGCAATATTTCCACTAGCGCAGGTGGACCGCATGCCGTTAAATACGGTACCACACGAGAGCATGTTTTGGGTTTGAAAGCCGTGACCGGCACGGGAGATTTGATCACCACCGGTTGTTACACCACCAAAGGCGTAGTCGGTTATGATCTGACTCGACTTCTAATCGGCTCCGAAGGAACACTGGCTGTCATTACCGAAGCTACTTTAAAACTTTCCGCACTACCCAGCGCTGTAGCTGGTATTACAGCGCACTTTAATGATCTCTCAAGCTGTACCCAAGCCATTGTCAACATTATGGCGTTACCGCAATTGCCAAGCGCATTGGAATTTCTAGATGCTGGATCGCTCAATCTTATTCGCGGACGCTATCCGAAAATGCTGCCGGTGGATACCCATGCGATGCTGATGATTGAGGTCGACGGTTCCAATCAGGATATTTCCACTTCAATTACCGCCATCCTCGAAGCATGTCGTAGCAATGGATTGATTAACGCTCAGCAAGCTAATGATACAGCAGTCCTATGGCGAGCACGCAAGGCCTTGTCACCCTTACTGAAAGAAATTGCACCGAAGAAAATTAATGAAGATGTTGTGGTACCGGTAAGCACCTTACCGCAGTTTTTGGCGGGCTTAGAAAAGCTCAGCGATCACTATCAATTACATAATGTCAATTTTGGCCATGCAGGCAATGGCAACATTCACGTCAATCTGTTAATCAATCCTGACGATACGGAAGAAGTAGCTCGTGCTGAGCGCTGTCTGGATGAGATATTTGATTTAGTGATCGGATTACGCGGCACATTGTCAGGCGAACACGGCATAGGCAGCGAGAAGCGCGCTTTTGTAACAAAGGAAATTGATCGTGTAACGCTTGATCTAATGAGAAATATTAAGCAGGTGTTCGATCCAAACAACATCTTGAATCCGGGAAAAGTATTTCCCGTCACACCTTAACTCTGTTTTAATCTCTGCGGATTTAATTCCCCGCCCCCTTGGGGCGAAAGCTGGTTGAAAACCAGCAGATTGTAGAGCGCAGTTAATACCCCGCTGCTTGCGGCGGGGTGCTTTATTTTTTACGTTTGCAATACCCTGATTAGACGGAAAATCAGGAAGCATTGCAAACGTAGGATAGACTTCTTCTTACGACACTATCTTAGAAAAAGAAATAGTGATCTACCAATAATGCAACAAATAGTAGCGCTAAATAAAGGATCGAATAACGGAATGCGTCTCGTGCCAATTGATCGCTATAGTTACGATAAATTTCTATCGCGTAATACATGAAAACACCGTTTAACAGAATAGAACTAACTAGGTAAATCAGACCGCTCATCTGCGTGATATAAGGCAAGGTAGTTACCAAACACAAGATAATGGTATATAACACTACATGCAATTTCGTAAATTGATCACCATGGGTTACCGGCAACATAGGCATACCAATTGATGCATATTCTTTTTTTCTGTAGAGTGCAAGCGCCCAAAAATGCGGCGGTGTCCAAGCGAAAATGATTAGAAATAACAGCAACGCATCGCTGGCAATTTCTCCGGTTACTGCCGTCCATCCTAATACCGGTGGCATAGCTCCTGATGCACCCCCGATAACAATATTCTGCGGCGTTAATGGTTTCAGGATTACGGTATAAATAATGGCATATCCCACAAATGTTCCCAATGTTAACCACATTGTAAGCTCGTTAACCCAGTGATACAGAATAAAAAGTCCTGTTCCGCCAACAAGTAACAAAAAAAACAAAGTTTCGGGAACACTTACCCTACCTTGTGGCAATGGCCTGCCTTTAGTACGCGCCATTACCGCGTCCATTTTTTGCTCTACAAGGCAATTCAAAGCAGCAGCAGCCCCCGCCACTAATGCTATGCCTAGGGTGGCTAATAACAGGATATCAATAGGTACAGCGCCTGGAACAGCCAAAAACATCCCGATTACCGCCGTAAAAACAATCAACGATACTACGCGTGGCTTTGTCAATCGATAAAATTGATTAATTCGCGAAGCCGTTTCATGCCAAGCTATACTAGTAGCCATGTCATAATCTCCTATGTTTATTCTCAAATGTTTCTTGTTGTTTCATCGCATCATACTGTCGCATGAGGCGCTAAATACTTAATGTTCTATTTGTGAAACGTGTAGCAATCGCTTCAAATCGTGCCCCATTTTGGTGCCATCAATTTTTTCAGGAAAGCGCATCATTATATTTCCGATTGGATCAATCAAATAAATATGCTTGGTTTGTGTTTCCTGGGTTTCGATATATCCGAGTATTTCGCTATCTTTTGCACTGACAAAGTAAGTGCCTTCATACTGCTCTTTTAACTCATCATCAGGTTTAACATCGTCATTGATTAACCAGAGCCGTTCAATTCGATGGCTTTGCTTCCCTTGCACCAGACGTACTTGGCGCATGAAATAAAGCTTCTCTTTACACACTTCATCACAGTGGCCTGAATCCACTGTTACCAATACCCATTTGCCGTGCAGATCTTTCATACGAAGTATCGTATTATCACTTTGATTCGTGCCTGTCCCGGCAACCTTGATGATAGGTATCAAATCACCATAGTGAGTGCTTTCCGGCCTATAATCCGTGAAATACAAAGCATAAGATATCACTACAGGGGCACACATTAAAGCCAGCAATAATAAGAACTTACGCCTATTTGATTTCTGAGTTTGTACGTTTGACATTCAAAACTATAAAAATAAAAAATGTTGTAACAGCCAGTGAAAACCACTGTATTGCATAGCCAATATTTTTCGATGCACCGGATTCGGGTTTTTCCCATGCTCGTACCAAGCCATCTTCAATTACATCCTTTTGCAAAATCATGATAGGTTGCATTTTCAAACCTGTAATTTGCTGATACTTATCCAAACTAAATGTGTTCCATACCGGACCTTGCACTATAGTGTCTGAAATTTCAAATGTTCTTATTTCTGGGGATATCACCGTACCAGTAATTATGATTTCCCCTGAAGCAGTTGTAATCAAAGGCAATATAGATCTATCATTTCCAGTTGCTACCCAGCCTCTATTAATCACCACATGCAGTGGGCTATTCGCAATTTTCAACGGGCTGATCACATGATATCCAGCACGCCCTTGATAGGTTTTATTATCTAGAAATATCGTATGTTCAGCAAGATACTCGCCTCGTACTTCAACATCACGATACTGATAGTTCACTAATTTAATCAGACTGCCTGGCAATGTAACCGCAGGTTGCTTTGAGTACTTCTCTAGTTGGTCATGCTGCGTATTTCTCTCATCTGCTCGGGACAACTGCCATCTACCTAATGCGACAAAAATTATCACAAACAAAATTGTCAGCACAATTGACCATAGCCTTGGCTTAAAGTGGTATCCCATTATGATCATTTTTCTGCTTGAGTCTGAGGAAGTGAACTAACTTTATTGATCATGTTATCGCAACAACTTAACCTAAATAATAAATTAGTTCACATAGACTCTGAACTAATTCCAGCTTCATAAAACTTGAGCAATAATAACAGTTCTATACTTAAGTTTTATGGAAGCCAGAATCTTGATTCACTTGTATTAGGTGCTATTTACATCAAATAAACAAATACAAACAGACCTAACCATACCACGTCAACAAAGTGCCAATACCAAGCTACGCCCTCGAATCCAAAATGATGCTCTGGCGTAAAGTGTCCTGCTGCACTACGGAAGTAAATCACAATCAACATAATTGTGCCGATTGTTACATGGAATCCATGAAAACCCGTCAACATAAAAAATGTTGAACCGTATGCACCCGTTGTCAATTTTAAATTTAGATCGTTATAAGCGTGCACATACTCATAAGCTTGGCAACCAATAAATAACGCACCCAAAGCTATCGTAGCCAGCAGCCACAGTTTTAGACCGTCACGTCTATTTTCCTTCAGCCTCCAATGCGCTATCGTGACTGTAACACCGGAAGTTAATAACAACAATGTATTAAAAGCCGGAAGTCCCCAAGCACCCATCGGAGTAAATGCCTCATGAACACCAGGACCAGCGGTTGGCCATGTACCATCATAAGATGTCCAAAATTCATTACCTAGCACAGTACTTTCGTCCATCAACCACGGTATGGACAAATTTCTCATGTACCATAATGCTCCAAAGAATGCACAAAAAAACATTACTTCGGTAAAAATAAACCAACTCATACCCCAGCGAAATGAAAGATCAACTTGATCGTTAAATTTCCCGCTTTCACTTTCTCTGGCAACCGTTCCAAACCATCCAAACAACATATATATCAGAATAGCAAAACCTATTCCTAATAGCCCATAGCCAAGCTCTATTTTATTCATGGTCAGTGCAGCGCCTGATCCCATGAACAATATTGCCGTTGATCCGATAATTGGATACATCGACGGAGCTGGGACGTAATAATGTCCAGATTCTTGACTCATTCTTCTCTCCTTCTACTTATGATTTTTCGATATCTAACTAACCACTAACCTAACCACTAGCATAACGCCAAGTACAAAAATTATTGCTCCGATAATTCCACCAATGATTACTTGCGCAGGTTTTAATGTTGCCGCATCATATTCAAGATCACTTTCTTTCCGAATTCCCATAAAAGCGAACATTACTGCTTTGGCAATTTGCCAAATACGTGCACCAGTTTGTTTTTCAGTAATTTTGTTCAATTTTCGATCCCTTATTTTTTGATGGCACTTGCGCTCGCAGGCAGCTCAAAAAATGTATATGAAATCGTCACAGTATTTATATCTGCTGGCAACCCTGAGTCGATCACAAACTGAACAGGCATTTGCAGAGTTTCATTTGGCTTTAGTACCTGTTTTGTAAAACAAAAACATTCAAACTTCTTCAAATGCTTATCCAAAAAGCGAGGACTATAACTGGGAATTGCTTGCCCGGTCACTTCGCGATCCGAATTGTTTGTAATCTCATACATCACATTAACCGGTTCACCAGGATGTATGCGAGCACTGGTTTGCAACGGCTTAAATTGCCAAGGCAATCCTCTTACATTGGCATCAAACTCAATTGCTATCCAGCGCCCTTCATCTACCCAGTTATCTTTAGCCAGCACGTCCGGTTGCAACAAATTATTAATTCCGGTCACTTCGCAAAACTTTTCATAAAATGGCACCAAAGCATAACCGAATACGAACATTATCAATGTGAAAATCAATAACTTTTTCAACATTAAGACATTCGATTTTGTATTAGCCTCTACCATACTTTTAATATAACCGTTATATAAATTGCCACAACCGTAGCAAACAGAATAATTGCTGTTACAAATTTTTTACGCTTTTTATCCGTTTCTTGTGACATACATTTCCCATTACTGCTTTACTTAACAATCGGTGGTTTCTCAAAACTATGGTACGGAGCCGGGCATGGTAAATGTGTCCATTCCAAAGTTGTGGCACCCTCCCAAGGTTTCTCCGGTGATTTTTCTCCACTACGAATGCAACTAATCACAATGTATAGGAAAAGCAACTGTGTCAACCCAAATCCGAATGCACCTATGCTAGATATCATATTAAAATCAGCAAATTGCAAATTATAATCTGGAATTCTTCGCGGCATACCTGCCAAACCTAAGAAATGCTGTACGAAGAATGTCAAATTGAAGAAGAACATTGATAGCCAGAAATGCCATTTACCTAGCGTTTCGCTATACATATTTCCAGTCCATTTTGGCAACCAGTAATACACACCCGCGAACAATGAGAATAATGCTCCTGATACTAATACGTAATGAAAATGCGCTATTACGTAATAAGTATCTTGAACCTGTATGTCAATCGGCACAATCGCGCAAATTACACCACTGAACCCACCAATCACAAACAAGAAGATAAAACCAATTGCAAATAACATTGGCGTTTCAAATGTCATCGAACCGCGCCACATCGTAGCTGTCCAGTTAAATACTTTGACGCCCGTTGGTACAGCAATTAACATCGTTGCATACATGAAAAATAACTGTCCTACTGTCGGCATGCCTGCAGTAAACATGTGATGCGCCCATACTACACAAGATAGAATCGCAATTGATGCAGTTGCATAAACCATTGATGAATAACCAAACAATGGCTTACGTGAGAAAGTTGGAATAATTTCTGACACGATACCAAATGCAGGCAAAATCATAATATAGACTTCTGGATGACCAAAGAACCAGAAAATATGCTGAAACATTACTGGATCACCACCACCCGCCGCATTAAAGAAACTCGTTCCAAAATGACGATCTGTCAACAACAT from Nitrosomonas ureae harbors:
- a CDS encoding DUF2970 domain-containing protein, translating into MNKITEKQTGARIWQIAKAVMFAFMGIRKESDLEYDAATLKPAQVIIGGIIGAIIFVLGVMLVVRLVVS
- a CDS encoding SURF1 family protein; the encoded protein is MIIMGYHFKPRLWSIVLTILFVIIFVALGRWQLSRADERNTQHDQLEKYSKQPAVTLPGSLIKLVNYQYRDVEVRGEYLAEHTIFLDNKTYQGRAGYHVISPLKIANSPLHVVINRGWVATGNDRSILPLITTASGEIIITGTVISPEIRTFEISDTIVQGPVWNTFSLDKYQQITGLKMQPIMILQKDVIEDGLVRAWEKPESGASKNIGYAIQWFSLAVTTFFIFIVLNVKRTNSEIK
- a CDS encoding SCO family protein, whose translation is MCAPVVISYALYFTDYRPESTHYGDLIPIIKVAGTGTNQSDNTILRMKDLHGKWVLVTVDSGHCDEVCKEKLYFMRQVRLVQGKQSHRIERLWLINDDVKPDDELKEQYEGTYFVSAKDSEILGYIETQETQTKHIYLIDPIGNIMMRFPEKIDGTKMGHDLKRLLHVSQIEH
- a CDS encoding chemotaxis protein CheW; this translates as MSTKKPQQTLNQKKASTDNRQTSSAVLGVAVGEDRYLVPMTEVSEVITIPKLAHVPLTQPWFLGLINVRGNFYGITDLGVYLGKDSSPFNQKSRILLASPTDKLYGGFIVNSMLGIRSLAEFTPVKAVRKKLPQGAIKPYKDAEGRLWQELSLFALIRDEKFLQIARG
- a CDS encoding cytochrome c oxidase subunit 3; this encodes MSQESGHYYVPAPSMYPIIGSTAILFMGSGAALTMNKIELGYGLLGIGFAILIYMLFGWFGTVARESESGKFNDQVDLSFRWGMSWFIFTEVMFFCAFFGALWYMRNLSIPWLMDESTVLGNEFWTSYDGTWPTAGPGVHEAFTPMGAWGLPAFNTLLLLTSGVTVTIAHWRLKENRRDGLKLWLLATIALGALFIGCQAYEYVHAYNDLNLKLTTGAYGSTFFMLTGFHGFHVTIGTIMLIVIYFRSAAGHFTPEHHFGFEGVAWYWHFVDVVWLGLFVFVYLM
- a CDS encoding cytochrome c oxidase assembly protein, which produces MVEANTKSNVLMLKKLLIFTLIMFVFGYALVPFYEKFCEVTGINNLLQPDVLAKDNWVDEGRWIAIEFDANVRGLPWQFKPLQTSARIHPGEPVNVMYEITNNSDREVTGQAIPSYSPRFLDKHLKKFECFCFTKQVLKPNETLQMPVQFVIDSGLPADINTVTISYTFFELPASASAIKK
- a CDS encoding FAD-binding oxidoreductase; its protein translation is MLSANLLTELQRTFPPDRFYTDPVDCYSYAYDNSRKIFPPDAVLFPLTTKEVRQIVSLCNEYHVPLIPRGRGTGTAGGSLPEFGGIALSMERMLNIISIDPANRIIVAEPGVLNQTVQDAAKPYGFFWPPDPSSAQFSSIGGNISTSAGGPHAVKYGTTREHVLGLKAVTGTGDLITTGCYTTKGVVGYDLTRLLIGSEGTLAVITEATLKLSALPSAVAGITAHFNDLSSCTQAIVNIMALPQLPSALEFLDAGSLNLIRGRYPKMLPVDTHAMLMIEVDGSNQDISTSITAILEACRSNGLINAQQANDTAVLWRARKALSPLLKEIAPKKINEDVVVPVSTLPQFLAGLEKLSDHYQLHNVNFGHAGNGNIHVNLLINPDDTEEVARAERCLDEIFDLVIGLRGTLSGEHGIGSEKRAFVTKEIDRVTLDLMRNIKQVFDPNNILNPGKVFPVTP
- a CDS encoding BON domain-containing protein — protein: MKYLNWHWLSLLLCFPLLTGCPMYSVSTASGSNSYISEDRRTSGIFIEDEGIELKASRRIHQQFGNSVHINVTSYNRIVLLTGEAPTEAVKINIERLVMGVDNVRRIHNEIAIAANTALSSRSNDTLLTSKVKARFLAERKFQINHVKIVTENGIVYLLGMVTREEGDNAAQIASSTSGVRKVVKAFEYLN
- the ctaD gene encoding cytochrome c oxidase subunit I, with translation MAAVHGDAHGHDDHHPSGIMRWVTTTNHKDIGTMYLWFSFTMFLIGGFLAMGIRAELYQPGIQILEPELFNQFTTLHGLIMVFGAIMPAFVGFANWQVPMMIGAPDMAFARMNNWSFWLLPVAGTLLVGSFFVPGGAAAGGWTFYPPLSTQGGLGVDLMIFSVHILGASSIMGSINIITTILNMRAPGMTLMKMPMFVWTWLITAYLLVLVMPVLAGVVTMLLTDRHFGTSFFNAAGGGDPVMFQHIFWFFGHPEVYIMILPAFGIVSEIIPTFSRKPLFGYSSMVYATASIAILSCVVWAHHMFTAGMPTVGQLFFMYATMLIAVPTGVKVFNWTATMWRGSMTFETPMLFAIGFIFLFVIGGFSGVICAIVPIDIQVQDTYYVIAHFHYVLVSGALFSLFAGVYYWLPKWTGNMYSETLGKWHFWLSMFFFNLTFFVQHFLGLAGMPRRIPDYNLQFADFNMISSIGAFGFGLTQLLFLYIVISCIRSGEKSPEKPWEGATTLEWTHLPCPAPYHSFEKPPIVK
- the cyoE gene encoding heme o synthase; translation: MATSIAWHETASRINQFYRLTKPRVVSLIVFTAVIGMFLAVPGAVPIDILLLATLGIALVAGAAAALNCLVEQKMDAVMARTKGRPLPQGRVSVPETLFFLLLVGGTGLFILYHWVNELTMWLTLGTFVGYAIIYTVILKPLTPQNIVIGGASGAMPPVLGWTAVTGEIASDALLLFLIIFAWTPPHFWALALYRKKEYASIGMPMLPVTHGDQFTKLHVVLYTIILCLVTTLPYITQMSGLIYLVSSILLNGVFMYYAIEIYRNYSDQLARDAFRYSILYLALLFVALLVDHYFFF